In Streptomyces sclerotialus, the DNA window CAGGCCACCTCACGCGCCCCGGCCTTGCGCGCGGCGTCCAGCAGCCCCTTGCCCTTGGCGCCGCCCGCGTGCAGCAGCACCAGCGTGATCTCCTCGGCCGGCGTGCCGAGGTACGCCTTGACGTCCTTGATCGTGTCCGCGGACAGATCCTGCGCATTGCGCACGACCACGACCTTGCGCTCGGCGAAGAGCGACGGGCTGGTCAGCTCGGCCAGCGTGCCGGGCTGCAGCTGGTCGGGCGTGAGGTCGCGCACGTCGGTGTCCGCGTCGGCGGCCCGCGCTGCCGCCACCACCTGCTGGACCGCACGGTCGAGCAGCAGCTCTTCCTGCCCCACGGCGAGCGTGACGGAGGCGAGCGGATCGTCGTTTGCTGTCTTCCTGGCCATCGCGGACCAGCATCCCACGCCCCACTGACACACCCGCCCGCGACCGCCGCCACGGTCCCCGCCCACCACCCCGGCCGGCACGCTCCCCGCTGTCGGAGAATGGCGGGGTGAGCGATGTTCGACATGTACTGGTGTTGCCCGACCGGGACGCCGCCGAGGAAGTGGCCGAGGTACTGACCGAGGAGTACGGCGTGGCCCAGGAGCCGCAGCTCGTACGGGACGCCCTGGCCGGCGAGGACGACGCCGAGGACGCACAGTGGCTGGTCGTCCTCGAGGACCCCGAGGCCGCCTGCGACCCGGCCACGCTGGACACCCTGGCCGCGGAGTACGAAGGCTGGCTGGAGCCCGAGCGCCCCTAGCCGACCGACGGACCGGCCTCGCCGGCCTCGCCGATCTCGCCGGTCTCTCCGGTCTCGTCGACCTGCCGAGCTAGCTGGTCGAGGCGTCCGATCACCGGGGTGACGGGGTGACCGGTGTGCGGTCGAGGGACATACCGAAGTGGGTGCGGTAGGCGGCGAGCAGCTCGTCCTCGGGTATCTCGCGCTCCGTCCGGCTGCCGTCGGGCGCGGTGCTCACGAACGTACGGCCGGAGAGCGTGATCCGGCCCCCGTCCTCGGTCAGCCGCGAGCAGACCAGTGACTGCGTGAAGTGCGACTTCGGGGAGGTGGTCTGCCACCAGCAGCCGGCCTCGAAGTCGCCGAGCACCCGGGGCCGCAGTTCGAGCCGGTACTGCGGTGCCCCGTCCCGCAGTACGTCGAGGTCGCCCTCGTCCGTGGCCACGAACCGGAAGACGCCACCCGGGTCGGCCTGCTCCTCGGCCGTGTCCAGCCGCAGCGGGAAGTGGCTGTGCCGCCCGAACCCGACGTCGGCCAGCAACGGTCCGTCGGCCGTGCGGACGCGCACGGCCGCGTGGTCGTACGGGATGCCCAGCCGCCCGTCCTCGCCGTAGACCCGGCCGGACAGCAGCTCGGCGTCGTATCCCAACGCGGTCAGCAGCATCGCGAACGCGCCGTTGAGTTCGTAGCAGAAGCCGCCGCGACGGTCCCGTACGACCTTGTCCAGCAGGGCCCGCTCCGTGAGGACGATCTCCTCGCCGAGGTGGATGGAGAGGTTCTCGAACGGCACCGTGCGCAGGTGCTGAAGGTGCAGCCGCCGCAGCGCCTCGGCATCAGGCACGACGGGCCGCTCCGCACCGATCCGCCGCAGATACGCCTCGATGTCCCCGCTCCCGGCGGAGGCCCCTATCCCGGCGGCGGCCCCGATCCCGGCCGAGGCCCCGGTCCCGGCGGCGGCCCCGATCCCGGCAGCGTCGGTGGGCTTCGCTCCATCGGTGTCCGTGGCCTTGGCCGCGTCGGTGGCCTTCGCTCCGTCGGTAGCCGTGGTCGTGGTCGTGGCCGCGTCGGTGGCTTTCGCCGCGTCAGCGGCTTTCGTGGGGTCGGATTCCATCAGCTGCCCGTCCTTTCCGTCGCGAACCAGCGGCGGGTGCGGTCCGCCGCCGTGGCCGGGGCCGCGGCGAGGATGTCGGCGAGGGTCTGTGCCGCCAGCTCACGGCGCCAGGCCAGCTCGGCCCGGCGCATGGCCGTGGCGATGCCGCAGGGCTGCCGGAAGTCGCGCCCCGCCACCTCGGCGCCCGCGCCCTGCTGCCGGATCTCCGTACAGCGGAACGCCTCGTCCGGCCCCTCGATCGCGGCCACCACGTCCATGAGTGTGATCGCCTCCGGTGGCCGGGCGAGCCGGAAGCCGCCCCGCGCGCCCGGCGTCGAGCTGAGGATCCCGGCCCGTACGAGCGCCTGAAGACGCTTGTTGAGGTACGCGGCCGGCAGGTCGAAGGAGGCGGCCAGCTTCGCCGTGGACACGGGCCGCTCGTCGCCGAGCCAGGCCAGCGTCACGCAGCAGTGCAGCCCCCACTCGACGCCCTCACTCATCCTCATATTCTGGAGTTTACAGGTCCGGGTTCCATCGGCTCCGACGGCCGGCGGCTGAACCTCTGGTGAAGGCTTGCCGAAGCGTGCTCCGCCGCGAAGACGCCTCCCTACAGTGCGGGCATCACCCCAGGCGTCCCCTTCTCCCCGCCCTTCTCCCCGCCCTTCTCCCCGCCCTTCTCCCCGCCCTTCTCCCCCCTTCCTCTGCTCTCTTCTCCTCCCTCTTCTCCTCTGCGAGGTCGCTATGGGCATGCCGGACACCGAGACCATCCTGGCCCTGGCCGGCCTCGTGGTCACCGCCATGATCTGGGCCGTGGAACGCTTCCTGCCCGGACGCAAACGCATCGGCTACCGCGTCCAGATGGACACGCCGATCGGCATGAACCCCCAGGACGCCCACAGTCTCGTGCAGTTGAGACTCCTGAGACAGGAACAGGAGATCACCGACGCCACGCTGGCGCTGCTGCGGATCGAGAACGACGGCAGCAAGGACATCGTGCGGCAGGACTACCAGGAACCGCTCACGGTGGAGTTCACCGGCCGCACGGTCATCGGCGTCGAGGTACCGGACGCCAACCCCGCCGACCTCATCGGCATGCTGACCCGCTCCGGCGCCGGGCTCCGGTACAGCGGGAACCGGTTGCACATACCGAAGGTCCCGCTCAACACCCGTAACCACTTCAAGCTGCTGGTGCTGCTCTCCGACGCGGACGAGGACACCACGGACGGCCGCCGGACGCACGCCCGGGGTGACGTGGTCGTCGGCGGCTTCCTCAGCGGCGGCCGGATCCGCCGCAACACTCAGCGCTGGGGACCGCGCAAGCCGAGCCTCGCCCTCGGCGGCCTCTTCATCGTCCTGGTCGGGCTGCTGGGCGGTCTGCTGCTCAGCACCCCGGCCGTGCCCGCCCGCGCCGAATGCGCGACCGGGCGGCTGACCATCGACGGCTCCACCGCGTTCGCTCCCCCGATGCAGGAGATCGCCCGGCAGTACCAGGCACGCTGTCCCGGCGCCAGGATCGAGGTGGCGAAGAGCGGCAGCCTCTCCGGTCTGGCCAACCTGAACCGCGCGGGGCGCGCCGCGCGCTCCGGCAGCCCGTCCTTCCTCGCCATGTCCGACGTGCCCGCCCCCTCGATCTACGGGCGGCTGCAGGGCGAGCGGGTGGGCGTCATCCTGCTGAGCCTGGTCGTCAACGAGCGCACCGGCGTGGACAACCTCACCCTCGACCAGGTGCGGAAGATCTACGACGGCACCTACACCAACTGGAAGGACGTGGGCGGCAAAGACCTCGCCATCCATCTCGTCGGCCGCGACGCGGACTCCGGTACCCGGCGGGCCTTCGAGACGACCGTGCTGCACCGTTCGGAGCCGGGCGTGGTGTCGTCGTACGACTGCACCGGCAAGGACCGGGACGAGCGGGCCCGGGTCACGCGCTGCGAGGTGAACAGCACGACGGGGCTGCTCGACACGGTGGACCGGGTGGAAGGCGCGATCGGTTACGCCGAGACCTACGCGGCGGCCAAGCGGCCGCACGTCGTCGCCATCCGGCTGGACGGGCACGAGCCCGACATCGAGTGGGGACAGCAGCATGAATACCCCTTCTGGACCGTTGAGTTCCTCTACACCTACGGACATCCGGCGGACGGCTCGCTCGCCGCGAAGTTCCTGACCTACCTGAGCTCCGACACCGCGAAGAACGTCATGCGGATGTACAAGCACGTGCCCTGCGCCGACGACCGGAGCCTGTCGGCCTCGGTATGCCGTCCCTGACCGGTATGCCGTCCCTGACGGCCGACCGCCTGCGCGCAAAGCGCCCGGGTGATGCAGAAGGGGGCGTCGGGGGTCGGTGTGCCGGGGATCGGCGTGTCGGGGATCGGTGTGTCGGGGGTCGGCGTCGGCCGTTGCTGGTGACGGTCGCGAGGCCGGTGGTGGCACTGCCCGTTACGGCGATCGCGCCGTCGGTGTCCGTACGCAGCACCCTGGCGCCCTGTATGCGCAGCGCGGCGACGGTGCTGGGAGCGGGATGTCCGTACAGATTCTCCGCACCGCAGCTGATCACTGCGAGCCGGGGCGCCAGCGCATTCAGAAGTGCCGGGTCCTGATAGGCGGAGCCGTGGTGCGCCACCTTGAGCACATCGATCGCGCGCAGCCCGGGGTGCGCGGCCAGCAGCCCCTGCTGGGCGGGCGGTTCGAGGTCACCGAGCAGGAGAACGCTCAGCCCGGCAGTGCGTACGAGCAGCGTGACACTGGCGTTGTTCGGTCCCTCGGGCAGAAAGCCGGTGGGTGGGGGCCAGAGGACTTCCCAGGTCACCGGGCCGGTCCTGCGCCGCTCCCCCGGCATGGCCCGGACCACCGGTACGTCGTGCGCCGCGGCGGCCTTGCGTACGGACGCGGCCTGGTCCGGCGGGTCGTCCCGGACGGTGGTCTGCAGCGCGCCGACGCCGCGGCCGCGCAGTGCCCCGGTGAGGCCGTCCACATGGTCGGCATGGAAGTGGGTGAGGACGAGCAGCGGGATCCGACGGACGCCCAGTTCCTGCAGGCAGCGGTCCATGGCGCGGGGGTCGGGGCCGGTGTCCACGACCAGCGCGCTGCCCGGGCCGGTCGCGAGCACCAGACCGTCCCCCTGACCGACGTCGCACACCGCCAGCCGCCAGCCCGGAGGCGGCCAGCCGGTGACGATCCGGGTCAGCGGCACGGGGCGGACGACGAGGACGACCAGGAGCAGGGCGCAGACGACACACAACCGG includes these proteins:
- a CDS encoding arylamine N-acetyltransferase family protein — translated: MGASAGSGDIEAYLRRIGAERPVVPDAEALRRLHLQHLRTVPFENLSIHLGEEIVLTERALLDKVVRDRRGGFCYELNGAFAMLLTALGYDAELLSGRVYGEDGRLGIPYDHAAVRVRTADGPLLADVGFGRHSHFPLRLDTAEEQADPGGVFRFVATDEGDLDVLRDGAPQYRLELRPRVLGDFEAGCWWQTTSPKSHFTQSLVCSRLTEDGGRITLSGRTFVSTAPDGSRTEREIPEDELLAAYRTHFGMSLDRTPVTPSPR
- a CDS encoding RrF2 family transcriptional regulator, translated to MRMSEGVEWGLHCCVTLAWLGDERPVSTAKLAASFDLPAAYLNKRLQALVRAGILSSTPGARGGFRLARPPEAITLMDVVAAIEGPDEAFRCTEIRQQGAGAEVAGRDFRQPCGIATAMRRAELAWRRELAAQTLADILAAAPATAADRTRRWFATERTGS
- a CDS encoding PstS family phosphate ABC transporter substrate-binding protein, encoding MPDTETILALAGLVVTAMIWAVERFLPGRKRIGYRVQMDTPIGMNPQDAHSLVQLRLLRQEQEITDATLALLRIENDGSKDIVRQDYQEPLTVEFTGRTVIGVEVPDANPADLIGMLTRSGAGLRYSGNRLHIPKVPLNTRNHFKLLVLLSDADEDTTDGRRTHARGDVVVGGFLSGGRIRRNTQRWGPRKPSLALGGLFIVLVGLLGGLLLSTPAVPARAECATGRLTIDGSTAFAPPMQEIARQYQARCPGARIEVAKSGSLSGLANLNRAGRAARSGSPSFLAMSDVPAPSIYGRLQGERVGVILLSLVVNERTGVDNLTLDQVRKIYDGTYTNWKDVGGKDLAIHLVGRDADSGTRRAFETTVLHRSEPGVVSSYDCTGKDRDERARVTRCEVNSTTGLLDTVDRVEGAIGYAETYAAAKRPHVVAIRLDGHEPDIEWGQQHEYPFWTVEFLYTYGHPADGSLAAKFLTYLSSDTAKNVMRMYKHVPCADDRSLSASVCRP